One window from the genome of Candidatus Chlorohelix allophototropha encodes:
- a CDS encoding M23 family metallopeptidase gives MSETSKNKASETQTTSNSRNKPSNGRAIELVRANPPAPRPEVMIGEEEVRRGSRRVPLTTTSAPLRTSRRDWFSISIATSPDKPPLRLRLGKITGTLFLLVVLTLLTGAAFGIFSAVSGTITDNGDSLAWQNSASVREQQRQRVIDLQERRLNDLQEENQKRLIEIGQLEGQLQDLGDSINSLKTVARQLQDLLGLSSSSQIPLVPSTVRPQGSDSSQYIPPVRLNGGYLDPVQGQQYLAQFNGLLSKLDSFSQLLQNRKQSLTDYTLTLNNYRQDLSQQRADLNSASASLSQLSKLGDTDAAPDVLPWYGQITSPYGWRMSPFRPGVREFHYGLDINASEGTPVQVTKSGIVTYIGYDSSYGNMVEVTHAGGWLTRYAHNSKILVKLGQTVRRGDILALSGNTGASTGPHIHYEVHRNGMPIDPATLVPTLTRR, from the coding sequence GTGTCGGAGACTTCAAAAAATAAAGCGTCCGAAACTCAAACTACCTCAAACAGCCGAAATAAACCTTCTAATGGGCGTGCCATCGAACTGGTACGCGCTAATCCACCTGCGCCTCGCCCGGAAGTGATGATTGGGGAAGAAGAAGTGCGCCGGGGGTCACGTCGTGTCCCGTTGACTACTACTTCTGCACCGCTTCGTACCTCTCGCCGTGATTGGTTTTCCATTTCAATTGCCACTTCCCCCGATAAACCACCCTTGCGTCTGCGTCTCGGCAAAATAACAGGCACCTTGTTTTTATTAGTCGTTCTGACCCTATTGACAGGGGCTGCCTTTGGCATTTTCTCGGCGGTATCCGGCACTATCACGGACAATGGAGATAGCCTCGCTTGGCAAAATAGCGCTTCGGTACGTGAACAGCAACGCCAGCGGGTAATTGATTTGCAGGAACGCCGCTTGAACGATTTGCAGGAAGAAAATCAGAAACGGCTGATTGAAATTGGTCAGCTTGAAGGACAACTTCAGGATTTGGGAGATAGCATTAATAGCCTCAAAACAGTGGCGCGTCAATTGCAAGACCTGTTAGGTTTGTCGAGCAGTAGTCAGATTCCTTTAGTACCTTCTACCGTTCGTCCGCAAGGTAGCGATAGTTCCCAATATATTCCTCCTGTTCGCCTTAATGGCGGATATCTTGACCCTGTACAAGGACAGCAATACCTTGCCCAATTTAACGGTTTGTTGAGCAAGCTCGATTCCTTCAGCCAACTTCTGCAAAATCGCAAGCAAAGCCTGACCGATTACACTCTCACTTTGAATAATTACAGGCAAGACCTGTCGCAACAACGCGCCGATCTTAATTCGGCTTCTGCCAGCCTGTCACAGTTAAGTAAATTGGGCGATACCGATGCTGCCCCCGATGTTTTACCTTGGTACGGGCAAATTACCAGCCCCTACGGTTGGCGCATGAGTCCTTTCCGTCCCGGTGTAAGGGAATTTCACTATGGGCTGGATATTAACGCCAGCGAAGGTACTCCGGTTCAGGTGACTAAATCGGGTATTGTAACTTACATCGGCTACGACTCCAGCTACGGCAATATGGTTGAAGTAACCCATGCGGGTGGTTGGCTCACCAGATATGCGCATAATTCCAAAATACTGGTAAAATTGGGACAAACCGTGCGGCGTGGTGATATTCTTGCCCTGTCCGGCAATACCGGCGCTAGTACCGGACCTCACATTCATTATGAAGTCCATCGCAACGGTATGCCGATTGACCCCGCTACCCTTGTACCAACTTTGACACGTCGCTAA
- a CDS encoding bactofilin family protein, which produces MARMFGGNQSRTGNELSVPQGSNIKPDEHIETSIGSTASLKGELKAEGSIRIDGFFEGHIETAANVIIGPTGKVMADIKARNVLVAGRIKGNIEALERVEVLNAGGVLGDIDCPKVFLEEGAIFKGQVRMPQIPDEEEARFLLESPNE; this is translated from the coding sequence ATGGCTAGGATGTTTGGTGGTAATCAATCGCGCACAGGGAATGAACTTTCCGTTCCGCAAGGTAGCAATATCAAACCTGATGAGCATATCGAAACCTCGATTGGTTCCACTGCCAGTCTCAAAGGTGAGCTAAAAGCCGAAGGTTCTATCCGTATTGACGGGTTTTTCGAAGGACATATCGAAACTGCCGCAAACGTTATTATCGGACCTACCGGCAAGGTAATGGCTGATATTAAAGCCCGCAATGTGCTGGTAGCTGGTCGTATAAAAGGTAATATCGAGGCGTTGGAGCGCGTAGAAGTGCTTAACGCGGGCGGTGTATTGGGTGATATTGATTGCCCAAAGGTTTTTCTGGAAGAAGGCGCGATATTCAAGGGGCAGGTACGTATGCCTCAAATACCCGACGAGGAAGAAGCGCGTTTCTTGTTAGAAAGTCCTAACGAGTAA
- the mutM gene encoding bifunctional DNA-formamidopyrimidine glycosylase/DNA-(apurinic or apyrimidinic site) lyase, with protein MPELPEVETTVRDLQRVLPGKTIRAVTYADWERMVQTHPVTVLSQLIAGEKVIEVSRRAKYVLVALTNSKHLVFHRKMTGNLFFRAGNDLTDRYTRFIIAFEDDTELRFADLRKFGRIYLFTSDEELQQYLAHLGPEPLTDSFTEEVFESLLAKRKGMLKPLLLNQSVLVGLGNIYVNEALWVSRLHPQRRAESLTAEERKRLYHAIREVLAKAVENRGTTLSDYLDGEGQRGRNQDLLFVHEREGKACPNCGQLINYIFVGQRGTYLCFNCQPTPPGVIMRLPNKLRTHRNNHPTP; from the coding sequence ATGCCCGAATTACCCGAAGTAGAAACAACAGTACGCGATTTACAACGGGTATTGCCCGGCAAAACCATTCGTGCAGTAACTTACGCAGATTGGGAACGAATGGTGCAAACTCATCCAGTGACGGTACTAAGCCAGCTTATTGCAGGCGAGAAGGTTATCGAAGTGAGCCGCCGCGCTAAGTACGTGCTGGTGGCGCTTACCAACTCAAAGCATCTGGTCTTTCACCGCAAGATGACCGGCAATCTATTCTTCCGGGCAGGTAATGACCTTACCGACCGCTATACCCGCTTTATCATCGCCTTCGAGGATGATACAGAATTGCGTTTTGCCGATTTGCGTAAATTCGGTAGGATTTATTTATTTACCAGCGATGAAGAATTACAGCAGTATCTTGCCCATCTAGGACCTGAGCCGCTAACGGATAGTTTTACTGAGGAAGTATTCGAGAGCTTATTGGCTAAACGCAAAGGCATGTTGAAACCGCTACTCTTAAATCAAAGTGTGTTAGTAGGGCTTGGAAATATCTATGTAAACGAGGCGTTATGGGTCAGCCGCCTTCACCCGCAACGCCGCGCCGAAAGCCTAACCGCTGAAGAACGCAAGCGGCTTTACCACGCCATCCGCGAAGTGCTGGCAAAAGCGGTGGAAAATCGAGGCACAACCCTCAGCGATTATCTTGACGGGGAAGGACAGCGCGGACGCAATCAAGATTTATTATTTGTACATGAACGTGAGGGCAAAGCCTGCCCGAATTGCGGACAGCTAATTAACTATATTTTCGTTGGGCAGCGCGGTACTTACCTGTGCTTTAATTGTCAGCCTACCCCTCCCGGCGTGATAATGCGACTCCCAAACAAATTACGCACTCACCGGAACAACCATCCCACTCCTTAA
- a CDS encoding GDP-mannose 4,6-dehydratase, with protein sequence MTQNIIITGVAGFVGSHLADLILTQPGSYTIHGIVISDPNTQAQPNLAHLEGNKQLKLYELDLSEIEALSKLVSEIRPDYIFHLAARSHIAPSFANPAETLQNNLTATLNLFETVKRLNQQDGYNPAILNTGSGDQYGFILPEELPVQESQPFRPGSPYAVSKITQEMLGYQYWRSFGLRIFNTRAFNQLGPRQNPELATAAFAHQIALLELAHQHGQAIAPLRVGNLDSSRDYTDVRDMVRGYWMALNSSKCEPGKPYNICSGKDWKISYVLQMLVEHAKCPIKVESDPTRMRPSDVPAVRGDSSRFREATGWQPQIPLEQSIEDLLNYWRNEVKD encoded by the coding sequence ATGACACAAAATATTATTATTACAGGTGTCGCCGGATTTGTTGGTAGCCATCTGGCAGACCTGATACTGACACAACCGGGCAGCTACACCATACATGGAATCGTAATTTCAGACCCAAATACACAGGCACAACCGAATCTAGCGCACCTTGAAGGTAATAAACAACTCAAGTTGTATGAATTGGATTTGTCCGAAATAGAGGCACTATCGAAACTCGTTTCGGAAATACGTCCGGATTATATCTTTCATCTGGCGGCACGCAGCCATATTGCGCCCAGTTTTGCCAACCCCGCCGAAACCCTACAAAATAACCTAACCGCTACCCTGAATCTGTTCGAGACAGTCAAGCGGCTCAATCAGCAGGATGGTTACAATCCCGCAATCCTGAATACCGGCTCAGGCGACCAATATGGCTTTATTCTACCGGAAGAATTGCCGGTGCAGGAGAGTCAACCCTTCAGACCGGGAAGCCCTTATGCGGTCAGTAAAATTACGCAGGAGATGCTAGGCTACCAATACTGGCGCAGTTTCGGCTTGCGCATTTTTAATACCCGTGCCTTTAACCAGCTAGGTCCTCGCCAGAACCCAGAATTGGCAACTGCCGCTTTTGCGCACCAGATCGCACTATTGGAACTCGCCCACCAACATGGGCAGGCTATAGCCCCTTTGCGGGTAGGAAATCTGGACAGCAGCCGGGATTATACCGACGTGCGTGATATGGTAAGAGGCTACTGGATGGCACTGAACAGCAGCAAATGCGAGCCGGGTAAGCCGTACAATATCTGTAGCGGTAAGGACTGGAAAATAAGCTACGTGTTACAGATGCTGGTGGAGCATGCCAAGTGCCCCATAAAAGTGGAAAGCGATCCCACTCGTATGCGTCCTAGCGATGTCCCGGCGGTACGCGGGGACTCTAGCCGTTTTAGGGAAGCAACAGGCTGGCAACCGCAAATCCCACTAGAGCAAAGCATCGAGGATTTGCTGAATTACTGGCGAAACGAGGTTAAGGACTAG
- the gyrA gene encoding DNA gyrase subunit A, with translation MEIGNVRSINIEDEMRTAYLDYAMSVIVQRALPDVRDGLKPVHRRILHSMNENGIRSTTPYKKCARIVGDVLGKYHPHGQDAVYETLVRFGQDFSMRYMLIDGQGNFGSVDGDPPAAMRYTEARMAGIADELLQDIDKDTVEFQPNYDGLELEPKVLPAKLPNLLLNGVQGIAVGMATNIPPHNLNELADAIIYLVDNPEASTEDLSERLVGPDFPTGGIILGKAGIREAYATGRGRMIIRAKAHVEENKGRFSIIVTELPYMCNKRTLQERIAELVKDGKIDGISDMNDESDRNGIRLVVDLKRDAQPQKIMNQLFKYTQLQTSFSINMLALVENGLVPRVLPLRRILQSYIEWRQEVITRRTRYDLNKAQQRAHILEGLLKAIANIDKVIQTIRESKNRDAAKTSLIETFQLSAEQAQAILDMQLGRLAALERQRIEDEFNELQKTIAALQDLLDHPKKILGIIKKDLQFLKEKYGDVRRTLIIEDADGDLSVEDLIPDEVVLVSITNKGYVKRLPHDTYKTQRRGGKGVNGMTTREQDVVQHTIICNTMDSLLFFTNKGRVFQLKVHEVPDAGRTAKGLPLINLISIDQNEQVTSVIAINNFENAKYLVMATRQGKIKRTNLSEFSSVRSNGLIAIRLEEKDELGFVWISNGLGEVILTTAEGKAIRFKEEEVRPIGRDAMGVNAIKLVNEGDYVVGMDLVDLEADLLIITSHGFGKRTPMDEFPVHGRYGQGVIAMRLTPKTGRIVATRVVSESDDVMLMTTSGMLVRIPVREISRQGRAAQGVTVMSLGRAGDSIASVAVVTEERTRFRQDENINELKGGNGNGALQLLDGEVNPEEPENHNGNGHKN, from the coding sequence ATGGAAATTGGAAACGTTCGCTCGATAAACATCGAAGATGAGATGCGTACCGCCTACCTTGATTACGCCATGAGCGTAATCGTACAGCGCGCTTTGCCCGACGTGCGTGACGGGCTTAAGCCGGTGCATCGGCGCATCTTGCACTCAATGAACGAAAACGGGATTCGTTCCACTACGCCTTACAAGAAATGCGCCCGTATTGTCGGTGATGTGTTAGGTAAATACCATCCACACGGGCAGGATGCGGTATACGAAACGCTGGTGCGCTTCGGGCAGGACTTCAGCATGCGCTACATGCTTATCGATGGTCAGGGTAACTTTGGCTCGGTTGACGGTGACCCACCCGCTGCAATGCGCTATACCGAAGCCCGTATGGCAGGTATTGCCGATGAGCTATTGCAGGATATTGATAAAGATACGGTCGAGTTTCAGCCAAACTATGACGGGCTAGAACTTGAGCCGAAAGTACTGCCCGCCAAACTGCCCAACTTGCTGCTGAACGGAGTGCAGGGTATCGCTGTTGGTATGGCAACCAATATCCCGCCACACAACCTCAACGAGCTTGCCGACGCAATTATCTACCTAGTTGATAACCCGGAAGCCAGCACCGAAGACCTCTCTGAAAGATTAGTGGGACCCGATTTCCCCACCGGAGGCATCATTCTAGGAAAAGCCGGAATCCGAGAAGCTTACGCCACCGGACGCGGCAGAATGATTATTCGCGCCAAAGCTCATGTGGAAGAAAATAAAGGGCGTTTCAGCATAATTGTGACCGAACTGCCCTATATGTGCAACAAACGTACCCTCCAAGAACGCATCGCCGAACTGGTCAAGGACGGCAAAATTGACGGTATCTCGGACATGAATGACGAGAGCGATCGCAACGGTATTCGCCTAGTAGTCGATCTCAAGCGCGATGCACAGCCCCAAAAGATTATGAACCAGCTTTTCAAATATACGCAGCTTCAAACGAGCTTTAGCATCAATATGCTGGCGTTGGTTGAAAACGGGCTTGTTCCGAGAGTGTTGCCCTTAAGGCGCATCCTGCAATCTTACATCGAGTGGCGGCAGGAAGTAATTACCCGACGCACCCGCTATGACCTGAACAAAGCACAGCAACGCGCCCATATCCTCGAAGGTTTACTGAAAGCGATTGCCAATATCGACAAAGTAATCCAGACTATCCGCGAATCCAAAAACAGGGATGCTGCTAAAACCTCCCTGATTGAAACTTTCCAGTTAAGCGCGGAGCAAGCGCAAGCAATTCTGGATATGCAACTCGGCAGGCTGGCAGCGTTGGAACGACAGCGAATTGAGGACGAGTTCAATGAACTGCAAAAGACCATTGCCGCTTTGCAAGACCTCCTCGACCACCCCAAGAAAATTCTGGGAATAATTAAAAAAGATCTGCAATTCCTCAAGGAAAAATACGGAGATGTGCGCCGCACCCTAATTATCGAGGATGCCGATGGTGACCTCTCGGTGGAAGACCTGATACCGGATGAGGTGGTGCTAGTTTCGATTACCAACAAAGGCTATGTCAAGCGCCTCCCCCACGATACCTACAAAACCCAACGGCGCGGCGGCAAGGGCGTTAACGGAATGACTACCCGTGAGCAGGATGTGGTACAGCATACCATTATCTGCAATACGATGGATAGCCTGCTCTTCTTTACCAATAAAGGGCGCGTTTTCCAGCTTAAAGTCCATGAAGTGCCAGATGCCGGACGCACCGCTAAGGGCTTGCCGCTCATCAACCTAATCTCGATAGACCAGAATGAGCAGGTAACTTCGGTTATCGCCATTAATAATTTCGAAAACGCCAAATACCTTGTTATGGCTACCCGACAGGGCAAAATCAAACGCACCAACCTGAGTGAGTTCTCAAGCGTGCGTAGCAACGGGCTTATCGCGATTCGCCTAGAGGAAAAAGACGAACTAGGTTTCGTTTGGATTAGCAATGGGTTGGGCGAGGTCATTTTGACTACCGCCGAAGGTAAAGCCATCCGGTTTAAAGAAGAAGAGGTGCGTCCTATCGGGCGCGATGCAATGGGCGTAAACGCAATCAAGTTGGTAAATGAGGGCGATTACGTGGTGGGGATGGATTTGGTTGATCTGGAAGCCGACTTGTTAATCATCACCTCACATGGCTTTGGCAAACGTACCCCGATGGATGAATTTCCGGTGCATGGGCGCTACGGTCAGGGCGTTATCGCTATGCGTCTAACTCCTAAAACCGGGCGAATCGTGGCAACCCGCGTTGTAAGCGAAAGCGATGATGTGATGCTGATGACTACCAGCGGAATGCTAGTACGCATTCCAGTGCGCGAAATATCCCGGCAGGGTCGCGCTGCTCAGGGTGTCACCGTGATGAGCCTCGGTAGAGCAGGAGATTCAATCGCTTCGGTTGCGGTAGTTACCGAGGAGAGAACCCGCTTCCGGCAGGATGAGAACATTAATGAATTGAAGGGAGGCAACGGTAACGGGGCGCTCCAACTGCTGGACGGGGAGGTTAATCCCGAAGAACCAGAGAATCATAACGGCAACGGTCATAAGAATTAA
- a CDS encoding TM2 domain-containing protein: MSNPQNPNPWDNPNQPPPGNQPPPGYGAPPPGYGAPPPPPGYGAPPPDAYGAPPPGYGAPPPPGMYGAPPPGYYPGAPMYAGPVSDKEWMVALILSIFLGGLGVDRFYLGYTGLGIVKLLTCGGLGIWSLIDIILIATKKLPDSNGLPLRAN; encoded by the coding sequence ATGAGCAATCCACAGAATCCTAACCCTTGGGATAATCCCAATCAACCCCCTCCGGGCAACCAACCCCCTCCGGGCTATGGTGCGCCCCCTCCGGGTTATGGCGCGCCTCCCCCCCCTCCGGGCTATGGCGCTCCCCCTCCGGATGCTTACGGTGCGCCTCCTCCGGGTTATGGTGCGCCTCCCCCTCCGGGAATGTACGGCGCTCCACCTCCGGGCTATTATCCCGGTGCGCCGATGTACGCCGGACCTGTTTCCGATAAGGAATGGATGGTGGCTTTAATCCTGAGCATTTTCCTAGGTGGTCTTGGTGTTGACCGTTTCTATCTGGGTTATACCGGCTTGGGTATTGTGAAGCTGTTAACCTGTGGGGGTTTAGGTATCTGGTCGTTGATAGATATTATTCTGATCGCTACCAAGAAACTGCCTGATTCTAACGGCTTGCCGCTACGAGCAAACTAA
- a CDS encoding DUF2752 domain-containing protein, with protein sequence MQFSFFQKLERLVKKEKLKLATVAGVASVALPVLYFADPASAHFYPRCPFHLLTGLYCPACGSTRAAYHLLHGNFKSAIKLNALFVLGAPVLVLPAYRYLQQSLEKGRLEPDFKLDSRWQKAIIAIAFGFAFLRNLPFAPFTRLSPRS encoded by the coding sequence ATGCAGTTCAGCTTTTTTCAAAAACTTGAGCGTTTGGTAAAAAAAGAGAAGTTGAAACTTGCAACTGTGGCGGGTGTTGCTTCTGTCGCCTTACCTGTGCTGTATTTTGCCGACCCTGCCAGCGCACACTTTTACCCGCGCTGCCCCTTTCACTTGCTGACGGGCTTATATTGCCCTGCTTGTGGTTCAACCCGCGCTGCTTACCACTTGCTACATGGGAATTTCAAATCGGCTATAAAGCTGAATGCTCTGTTTGTGCTTGGCGCGCCTGTGTTGGTTCTGCCCGCTTATCGCTATCTTCAACAATCTCTCGAAAAAGGTCGCCTCGAACCGGATTTCAAACTAGACTCGCGCTGGCAGAAAGCAATTATCGCTATCGCCTTCGGGTTTGCCTTCTTGCGAAACCTGCCCTTCGCTCCTTTCACGCGACTTTCTCCGAGGTCTTGA
- a CDS encoding AAA family ATPase: MTVTRMVITISHEEGSGGRAIAQELAKTLKLSYVDSHAIKTAATHLQIPEEDLAEFDEKILPRMKELRKLIVKGDVPLSKVLAPDRDSFGLVQEEKPILENLSMVEEDKRMKILSGYHVLVERLIKEAATAGHVVIMGRGANFILKDWKGVTNIHLHAPLQDRIERIAFLHHIDKDIAAQEIAREDGMRFQYIRQYFNADWLDPDNYHLVINTAGMSLSAAATTIAQFVKESQQTQVNDPLQIHRTYDRLKDQESYSLKEAAEVLLTDPDLLQQAVYRGELKATVMNHNVTRISREALADWSRRYRAS, encoded by the coding sequence ATGACAGTGACCCGAATGGTTATCACCATTTCCCATGAAGAAGGTAGTGGTGGAAGGGCGATTGCTCAAGAATTAGCAAAAACCTTAAAACTTTCTTATGTGGATAGTCATGCTATTAAAACCGCTGCTACCCATCTCCAAATCCCCGAAGAAGATTTAGCCGAGTTCGATGAAAAAATCTTGCCTCGTATGAAAGAGTTACGTAAGCTTATCGTTAAAGGTGACGTACCACTCAGCAAGGTACTTGCGCCGGATCGTGATTCTTTTGGACTGGTTCAAGAAGAAAAGCCTATTCTTGAAAACCTTTCAATGGTTGAAGAGGATAAGCGAATGAAAATCCTAAGTGGCTATCATGTGCTGGTTGAGCGATTGATAAAAGAAGCCGCCACTGCCGGACATGTGGTCATTATGGGGCGGGGCGCAAACTTTATTCTTAAAGACTGGAAAGGTGTGACCAATATTCACCTTCATGCGCCTTTACAGGATAGAATCGAGCGTATCGCTTTCCTGCACCACATTGATAAAGATATTGCCGCTCAGGAGATTGCCCGTGAAGATGGAATGCGCTTCCAGTACATACGCCAGTATTTTAATGCCGATTGGCTCGACCCGGATAATTATCATCTCGTGATTAACACTGCCGGAATGTCGCTTTCGGCGGCGGCTACTACTATCGCGCAATTTGTCAAAGAGTCGCAGCAAACTCAGGTAAACGATCCGTTGCAAATTCATCGCACCTACGACCGCTTAAAAGATCAGGAAAGCTATAGCTTGAAAGAAGCTGCTGAGGTGTTGTTAACCGACCCCGACCTGTTGCAGCAAGCGGTATATCGTGGCGAACTCAAGGCTACAGTTATGAACCATAACGTAACTCGCATCAGTCGCGAGGCGTTGGCAGACTGGTCACGGCGTTATCGCGCAAGCTGA
- a CDS encoding DUF1330 domain-containing protein — MAAYVIVDLEITDPELYEEYRRVVPATIEKYGGKYIVRGGNSETLEGNWQPKRVVVLEFESYEQAKLWYDSPEYAEQMAIRHRSAITNLIILNGV; from the coding sequence ATGGCTGCATATGTGATTGTTGACCTTGAAATTACAGACCCTGAGCTTTATGAGGAATATCGTCGGGTAGTGCCCGCCACCATTGAAAAATACGGCGGCAAATATATTGTGCGCGGGGGTAATTCCGAAACATTGGAGGGCAATTGGCAACCAAAACGTGTTGTAGTGCTGGAATTTGAAAGTTACGAGCAAGCCAAACTCTGGTATGACTCGCCCGAATACGCCGAACAAATGGCAATTCGCCACCGATCCGCAATTACAAACTTGATCATATTGAATGGAGTCTGA
- a CDS encoding PLP-dependent aminotransferase family protein, whose product MTDTTIKQASFASSLLANRAAQLKAGAAPAAARDMIAFTYGLPAEESFPAKEIAEATAWVMQHQAASALQYNSPEPLSEFLIDYIRKEQGIELATQNLLVTAGSGQALSLVCRLLIDKGDYIVVEAPTFLGAVTTFRKAEAEIVEVPLDENGMDIDALDKTLTDLRTQGKSVKFIYTIPTFQNPTGVTMSLERRKHLLEVAERHQVLVLEDDAYHGLLFEGEVPPWLWTLDDKGIVLHCGTFSKTLAAGMRLGWLGGSADLVSRTAGLKDEGGTNPFAGYIAAKFAENGRLERHTNELSNLYRRKRDRMLSGLERYMPDGARWNIPHGGFFIWVELPEGLDTVKMLSKAVKSGVNYLPGTACFASGKGNNTLRLAFSFVKLDQIEQGMRILGEIIREEMESDA is encoded by the coding sequence GTGACCGATACAACAATCAAACAGGCTTCTTTCGCCTCATCCTTGCTGGCAAACCGCGCTGCGCAACTTAAAGCCGGTGCGGCACCTGCGGCAGCTCGTGATATGATTGCTTTTACCTATGGCTTGCCAGCCGAGGAAAGCTTTCCGGCTAAGGAAATTGCCGAAGCAACTGCTTGGGTAATGCAGCATCAGGCGGCTTCTGCGCTTCAATACAACAGCCCTGAACCCCTCAGCGAATTTCTGATTGACTACATTCGCAAAGAACAGGGGATAGAATTAGCCACCCAAAATTTGCTGGTAACTGCCGGTTCCGGTCAGGCGCTCAGTTTGGTGTGCCGTTTGTTGATAGACAAGGGTGATTATATCGTGGTAGAAGCGCCCACCTTCCTCGGAGCGGTCACCACCTTCCGCAAAGCTGAAGCGGAAATCGTAGAGGTGCCGCTGGACGAGAATGGCATGGATATTGACGCGCTGGATAAAACCCTTACGGACTTACGCACACAGGGCAAGTCCGTCAAATTTATTTACACCATCCCAACCTTCCAAAATCCTACCGGGGTTACCATGAGCCTCGAACGGCGCAAACACTTGCTGGAAGTGGCGGAACGACATCAAGTGCTGGTATTAGAGGATGATGCTTATCACGGTTTGCTATTCGAAGGTGAAGTGCCACCTTGGCTGTGGACGTTGGATGATAAAGGTATCGTGCTGCATTGCGGAACTTTCTCCAAAACCCTTGCGGCGGGAATGCGTTTGGGTTGGCTTGGCGGTTCTGCTGATTTGGTATCTCGCACCGCTGGTTTGAAGGATGAAGGCGGTACAAACCCCTTTGCCGGATATATCGCCGCTAAATTTGCTGAGAACGGGCGGCTGGAACGCCACACCAACGAACTTTCCAATCTCTATCGCCGCAAACGCGATCGCATGCTGTCAGGGTTGGAACGTTATATGCCCGATGGCGCACGCTGGAATATACCGCATGGCGGTTTCTTCATCTGGGTAGAATTGCCAGAAGGATTAGATACTGTTAAAATGTTGAGTAAAGCTGTAAAATCAGGCGTAAATTATTTACCTGGAACTGCTTGCTTTGCCAGTGGCAAGGGCAATAACACGCTCCGCTTGGCTTTTAGCTTTGTGAAACTCGACCAGATTGAGCAAGGGATGCGCATTCTAGGCGAAATCATCAGGGAAGAGATGGAATCGGACGCTTAG
- a CDS encoding NYN domain-containing protein, with amino-acid sequence MSANVGVFVDVSNLFYSAKSAGVEVNYCRLLEFASRGRTLIRSIAYTGIDPENNSQRKFIDFLASNGYKVVCKDIHKYDTGRIKANLDIEIAVDMMLMAQNLDIVVLVSGDGDFARLVKAIQDKGVRFEVISFGISTSNELITLVDRFTEISSIPDIFRNGGCGGSVMAAHPGAALGTNDYRN; translated from the coding sequence ATGTCTGCAAATGTGGGCGTTTTCGTGGACGTATCTAATCTGTTTTATAGCGCCAAAAGCGCCGGCGTGGAAGTAAACTATTGCCGCTTGCTGGAATTTGCCAGCAGAGGGCGCACTCTTATCCGCTCAATCGCTTACACCGGAATTGACCCTGAAAATAACAGCCAACGCAAGTTCATAGATTTTCTCGCTTCCAACGGATACAAGGTAGTCTGCAAGGACATCCACAAATACGATACTGGGCGTATCAAAGCTAATCTCGATATTGAGATAGCGGTGGATATGATGCTCATGGCACAAAATCTTGATATTGTGGTGCTGGTCAGCGGGGATGGCGATTTTGCGCGTTTGGTCAAAGCCATACAGGATAAAGGAGTGCGCTTCGAGGTAATCAGCTTTGGCATTAGCACCTCAAATGAACTTATTACCCTAGTGGATCGCTTTACCGAGATTTCCAGTATTCCGGATATTTTCAGGAACGGTGGTTGCGGCGGGAGTGTAATGGCTGCTCATCCCGGCGCTGCGCTTGGCACAAACGATTACCGCAACTAG